GTCATGACGCCGGATAAGAAACCCTTCTTCGTCGCCACCTATATACCCAAGCAAAGCCGGTTCGGGAGAGCAGGAATGCTCGATTTAATACCGAGAATCAAGGAAGTTTGGACAAAACAACGCGAGGAGGTATTAAATTCTGCTGAGCAGATTGCTTCGGCACTAAAGCAATCATCACAAGCATCAAAGGGTTCTCTACAGGATGAATTGGATGAAACAACGATGAATATCGCCTACCAACAGCTCTCCAAAAGCTTTGATACAGTGCATGGCGGGTTCGGCCGTTCCCCGAAGTTTCCGACACCGCATAACTTCGTCTTCTTGCTCCGATACTGGAGGCGAACCGGTGAGGAAAATGCGCTCAATATGGTAGAGAAAACCCTACAAGAGATGCGCCGCGGAGGAATTTATGACCATGTAGGATTTGGCTTTCATCGCTACTCCACAGATGCCAGGTGGTTTTTGCCCCATTTCGAGAAGATGCTGTATGACCAGGCTATGCTCTCTATGGCCTACATTGAAGCATATCAGGCGACCGGAAGGGAAGAGTACAAAAGGACTGCACAGGAGATTTTCGCCTATGTCCTTCGCGATATGACTGCACCAGGAGGGGGTTTTTATTCCGCCGAGGATGCAGACAGCGAAGGAGAAGAAGGAAAGTTTTATCTCTGGTCTCGGGAAGAGATAGAGAATATCCTGGGGAAGGAAGAAGCGGATTTAATAATTCAGGTCTTTAATGTAGAGAAGGAAGGCAATTTCGACGAGGAGGCAACCGGAAGAAGGACCGGGGGGAATATACTTTACTTAGATAGCTCGTTTAATGAAATTGCCTCCCTTCTCGGTCTGCCGATGCCGGAGCTGGAGAGACGGGTAGAGGCGGCGCGGGAGAAGCTATTTTCTGTACGCGAAAAGCGCGTTCACCCTCACAAAGACGACAAGATACTAACTGATTGGAATGGTCTTATGATTGCAGCGCTGTCTAAGGGGGCTCAGGCTTTTGGCGAACCAAAATATGCGGAAGCTGCCAAGCGCGCTTTAGGCTTTATTCTCGAGAATATGCGTAAACCGGATGGCCGGCTTCTACACCGCTATCGGGATGGCGAGGCGGGTATCCAGGGAAACCTGGACGATTATGCCTTTCTCATCTGGGGATTGATTGAATTATATGAAGCTACATTCGAGGTTGAATACCTAAAAAATGCGCTTGACCTGAATGACAAGCAGATAGAGCATTTTTGGGATGACCACGACGGGGGTTTTTACTTCAGTGCCGACGACGGCGAGGAACTTATTGTCCGTCAGAAGGAGATCTATGACGGGGCTATCCCGTCTGGAAATTCCGTATCCATGCTCAATTTGCTCAGACTAGGCCGGATAACCGCAAATTTTGAACTCGAAAAAAAGGCAGCGCAAATAGGACGTTCCTTTTCCAAGACGGTCAAACAGTACCCTTCTGCTTATACCCAGCTTATGGCTGCCCTGGATTTTGGGTTAGGTCCTTCATACGAGGTGGTGATTGCAGGCAACCCGGAAGCACAAGATACAAAAGCTATGTTACAAGCCTTAAGAAAGGAATTTCTACCTAACAAGGTAGTATTGCTACGTGATACCGCTAAAGAAAAAACAGATATAACCGCCGTTGCTGGGTTTACCAAGAATCAATCGAGTCTGGGCGGGAAGGCCACTGTTTATGTCTGTCTAAACTATGAATGTAAGCTTCCAACCGTCGATATAGACAAGATGCTAGAACTGTTGAATGTCAAAAAGCAGGGAAAGGCGTCATCATAGACTAGGCCTTTTTTCTCGTTATTCCTCAGTCGTCCTCATCTAATACCCTATTCAATGCCTCGGTTAATTCCTCCATTTTGTAGGGTTTACAGATGACTCCTCTAAACCCAAATTTCTTGTAGTCGGATATAACCGGGTCATTTGAATAACCGCTAGACACGATTGCCTTTACCGAAGGGTCAAACTCCAGCATTCTCTTGATTGCCTCCCTCCCTCCCATGCCCCCGGGTACGGTTAAGTCCATGATCACAACATCGAAGGGTCTGCCGTTTTCCTTTGCCCTCTTGTACGCCTCTATAGCCTCGTGGCCATCACTAGCAAATTCTGTCTCGTATTTCAGGTGGTTAAGTATTTCCCCGGCTAACTCTCTCACCAGCCTTTCATCATCCATAACTAGCACCTTGCCAATACCTCCGTCGCTCCGAATCTCGCTGTTCTTACTCTTGTTGGACTTTCCCTGAGCTACCGGAAGATAAACGTAAAATTTTGACCCCACCCCTATTTCCGATTCCACACCCAGATATCCGCCATGGTTCTTTATTATGGAATAGGCCGTGGCCAAGCCCAGTCCGCTGCCATTTTGCTTGGTGGTAAAATAAGGGTCGAATATTTTTGGTAGATGCTCCTTGGTTATCCCCGTTCCGTTGTCCTCGACGGTTATTTTGATGTACTTTCCGTCTTTCATCCTGAGACTATCGCCGTAGTTATAGGGCAGGTATAACGGGCTATCGCCCACCACGTTCTCAACGGTGATCTTTATGATTCCGCCATCCAGCATTGCCTCTTTGGCATTTATCACCAAATTATGTATAACCTGACTCACCTGCCCCTCGTCCACTTCTACCGCCCATAAATCTTTCGGTATTGAATAGTCACATCCGGTCTTTGATCCTTTCAGGGCAAACTCCGCTGATTCCCTTATCAATTCTCCTAGAACGGTCTCTTTCTTGACTGGTGCCCCACCTCTAGAGAACGTGATTAGCCTTTGGGTCAAATCCCTTGCCCGGAGGCAGGCCTTTTCTGCTTCGGTCAGCCTCTTATGAGCCCTGTAGTCTAGATTCGTATACATTTTTGTGAGAGATACGTTACCGAGTATCACGGTGAGGAGGTTATTAAAATCATGGGCAATCCCACCGGCAAGGACACCC
This portion of the Thermodesulfobacteriota bacterium genome encodes:
- a CDS encoding thioredoxin domain-containing protein; the protein is MKKYNRLIKEKSPYLLQHAENPVDWYPWGEEAFEKARKEDKPILLSIGYSTCHWCHVMEHESFEDEEVARLMNETFVSIKVDREERPDIDGIYMTVCQMLSPGGCGWPLNVVMTPDKKPFFVATYIPKQSRFGRAGMLDLIPRIKEVWTKQREEVLNSAEQIASALKQSSQASKGSLQDELDETTMNIAYQQLSKSFDTVHGGFGRSPKFPTPHNFVFLLRYWRRTGEENALNMVEKTLQEMRRGGIYDHVGFGFHRYSTDARWFLPHFEKMLYDQAMLSMAYIEAYQATGREEYKRTAQEIFAYVLRDMTAPGGGFYSAEDADSEGEEGKFYLWSREEIENILGKEEADLIIQVFNVEKEGNFDEEATGRRTGGNILYLDSSFNEIASLLGLPMPELERRVEAAREKLFSVREKRVHPHKDDKILTDWNGLMIAALSKGAQAFGEPKYAEAAKRALGFILENMRKPDGRLLHRYRDGEAGIQGNLDDYAFLIWGLIELYEATFEVEYLKNALDLNDKQIEHFWDDHDGGFYFSADDGEELIVRQKEIYDGAIPSGNSVSMLNLLRLGRITANFELEKKAAQIGRSFSKTVKQYPSAYTQLMAALDFGLGPSYEVVIAGNPEAQDTKAMLQALRKEFLPNKVVLLRDTAKEKTDITAVAGFTKNQSSLGGKATVYVCLNYECKLPTVDIDKMLELLNVKKQGKASS